A genomic window from Phycisphaerales bacterium includes:
- a CDS encoding SPFH domain-containing protein, whose amino-acid sequence MSDQNPNLPEELAAPVARRAGSLTLRETGGVEAAAVDPANQSLADALRVMLRLLQFGMVILAVLYVFSGMKRVNEGERGIKLLFGKKVETNLEPGFHWTPPYPIGELVKVPQGYQELDIGRDFWVDVPDGQVDKSLDKLVGTPSLKPDQNGSGSVITADGNIAHTKWKASFKRTDVSKFSERVYPEAEQDIVKAAVKQAVVQAVSEVTLNQLLQQASTEGATVPARAKALAQQTLDELETGLFIDGLTMDPPIPPLYLKDVFNAAAAASAQANKTIQEAQSYRSERLNNVAGGAAKYLIYYIDQYEQALAKKDPKADEILTTIEALMVGQSEVEVLALGDDGKPERDEEGVATGRKISVRIASTGEIATRISDATLYRTGVRSRAQTTLSRYQAKLAQFQQNPTVMMQNEWDSAMRSFMSKPNFELMTLPKGVSTISLLLNSDPDIERDIQADQKRRLREKQERDRQQEQMRRGKETDTNALNVKG is encoded by the coding sequence ATGAGCGATCAGAACCCCAATCTGCCCGAGGAGCTGGCGGCGCCGGTGGCCCGCCGGGCGGGCTCGCTGACGCTGCGGGAGACGGGCGGCGTAGAGGCCGCGGCGGTGGACCCGGCGAACCAGTCGCTGGCGGACGCGCTGCGGGTGATGCTGCGGCTGCTGCAGTTCGGGATGGTGATCCTGGCGGTGCTCTACGTGTTCAGCGGCATGAAGCGCGTGAACGAGGGCGAGCGGGGCATCAAGCTGCTGTTCGGCAAGAAGGTGGAGACGAACCTGGAGCCGGGCTTCCACTGGACCCCGCCCTACCCCATCGGCGAGCTGGTGAAGGTGCCGCAGGGCTACCAGGAGCTGGACATCGGGCGGGACTTCTGGGTGGACGTGCCCGACGGGCAGGTTGACAAGTCGCTGGACAAGCTCGTGGGCACGCCGTCGCTCAAGCCCGACCAGAACGGCAGCGGGTCGGTGATCACCGCAGACGGGAACATCGCACACACGAAGTGGAAGGCGAGCTTCAAGCGGACGGACGTGAGCAAGTTCAGCGAGCGGGTGTACCCCGAGGCTGAGCAGGACATCGTGAAGGCCGCGGTGAAGCAGGCGGTGGTGCAGGCGGTGTCGGAGGTGACGCTGAACCAGCTGCTGCAGCAGGCGAGCACAGAAGGTGCGACGGTCCCCGCGCGGGCCAAGGCGCTGGCACAGCAGACGCTGGATGAGCTCGAGACGGGGCTGTTCATCGACGGGCTGACGATGGACCCGCCGATCCCGCCCTTGTACCTGAAGGACGTGTTCAACGCGGCGGCGGCCGCGTCGGCGCAGGCGAACAAGACGATCCAGGAGGCGCAGTCCTACCGCAGCGAGCGGCTGAACAACGTCGCGGGCGGCGCGGCCAAGTACCTCATTTACTACATCGATCAGTACGAGCAGGCCCTGGCGAAGAAGGACCCCAAGGCCGACGAGATCCTGACCACGATCGAGGCCCTGATGGTGGGGCAGAGCGAGGTTGAGGTGCTGGCGCTGGGTGACGACGGCAAACCCGAGCGCGACGAAGAGGGCGTGGCGACGGGGCGCAAGATCAGCGTGCGGATCGCGTCCACGGGCGAGATCGCGACACGGATCAGCGACGCGACGCTGTACCGCACGGGCGTGCGGAGCCGGGCGCAGACGACGCTCTCGCGCTACCAGGCGAAGCTCGCGCAGTTCCAGCAGAACCCGACGGTGATGATGCAGAACGAGTGGGACTCGGCGATGCGGTCGTTCATGAGCAAGCCGAACTTCGAACTGATGACCCTTCCCAAGGGCGTGAGCACGATCTCGCTGCTGCTCAACAGCGACCCGGACATCGAGCGGGACATCCAGGCTGATCAGAAGCGTCGCCTGCGCGAGAAGCAGGAGCGCGACCGCCAGCAGGAGCAGATGCGCCGCGGCAAGGAAACCGACACCAACGCTCTGAACGTGAAGGGTTGA
- a CDS encoding ATP-binding cassette domain-containing protein, translating to MTQAATPSTATPNVVRPSTPSSRQSAGADAVVVSQNLTKVFKDFWMRDRARAVNTLNFEIRPREVFGLLGPNGSGKSTTIKMILGLLKPTSGRVAVFGHPPSDVSIKRRIGYLPEESYLYGFLNARETLEYYAKLFELDHRTRTRRIDELLDMLGLTGAQFRPVREYSKGMQRRIGIAQALINDPDFLILDEPTTGLDPIGTKQIKDLIIELGRRGKTILLSSHLLADVEDCVDRLIILYGGQKRAEGTCDELLVAQDRTAIEAGTLDEGTIAAIDNVIRQRTGSENAILRVSKPRQSLEELFLQIVEQAKAEQVSTSGATAGGETASFLKGEGVQGEALIDQLMRSEPAPAAMPVEGKAAEPAPAQVQKDVISDLLKEPEPAAQPLVRDPRTPAAEKAKAGDVDLSVIGSLLDDGKDSGGKERLP from the coding sequence ATGACGCAGGCCGCCACTCCCAGCACAGCCACGCCGAACGTGGTACGCCCCTCGACGCCCTCGTCGCGCCAGAGCGCCGGGGCGGACGCGGTGGTGGTGTCCCAGAACCTGACGAAGGTGTTCAAGGACTTCTGGATGCGGGACCGGGCCCGCGCCGTGAACACCCTGAACTTCGAGATCAGGCCGCGGGAGGTGTTCGGGCTGCTGGGGCCCAACGGCAGCGGCAAGAGCACGACGATCAAGATGATCCTGGGGCTGCTCAAGCCCACGAGCGGGCGGGTGGCGGTCTTCGGGCACCCTCCGTCGGACGTGTCGATCAAGCGGCGGATCGGGTACCTGCCGGAGGAGAGCTACCTCTACGGGTTCCTCAACGCGCGGGAGACGCTGGAGTACTACGCGAAGCTGTTTGAGCTCGATCACCGCACGCGGACGCGGCGCATCGACGAGCTGCTGGACATGCTGGGGCTGACTGGCGCGCAGTTCCGGCCGGTGCGAGAGTACTCCAAGGGCATGCAGCGGCGCATCGGCATCGCCCAGGCGCTGATCAACGACCCCGACTTCCTGATCCTCGACGAGCCGACGACGGGGCTGGACCCCATCGGCACGAAGCAGATCAAGGACCTCATCATCGAGCTGGGGCGGCGGGGCAAGACGATCCTGCTGTCCAGCCACCTGCTGGCGGACGTGGAGGACTGCGTCGATCGTCTGATCATCCTCTACGGCGGCCAGAAGCGGGCGGAGGGGACTTGCGACGAGCTGCTGGTGGCGCAGGACCGCACGGCCATCGAGGCGGGCACGCTGGATGAGGGCACGATCGCGGCGATCGACAATGTCATCCGCCAGCGGACGGGCAGCGAGAATGCGATCCTGCGGGTGAGCAAGCCGCGGCAGTCGCTGGAGGAGCTGTTCCTGCAGATCGTGGAGCAGGCGAAGGCCGAGCAGGTCTCGACGAGCGGCGCGACGGCGGGCGGGGAGACGGCGTCGTTCCTCAAGGGCGAGGGTGTGCAGGGCGAGGCCCTGATCGATCAGCTGATGCGGAGCGAGCCGGCCCCGGCGGCGATGCCGGTGGAGGGCAAGGCGGCGGAGCCCGCGCCGGCACAGGTGCAGAAGGACGTGATCTCCGACCTCCTGAAGGAGCCCGAGCCCGCGGCGCAGCCGCTGGTGCGCGACCCGCGCACGCCCGCCGCCGAGAAGGCGAAGGCGGGCGATGTGGACCTGTCGGTGATTGGGTCGCTCCTGGACGATGGGAAGGACAGCGGGGGTAAGGAGCGGCTCCCGTGA
- a CDS encoding ABC transporter permease subunit: MTKLREFLGRCNRLQQRRGFKLIATGVVIVLAIASAVAYAVRVDQVARPELEDVTAAEVMPEGQPTFAPDSPEAKQLAAQLEAENRARQIYRKILAGREDPTSTAVGIAIVAGLLLAVVWLGLALTYLGLGLGAGALVGIIHLLGHWLNVGQSTVPLVLGLAALTAAFTALMRLARVLLGSAHPALAVARNVLDEAVRMKISLVFIVLLIFGLAALPGLLEDDTFLRYRIQSFMQYGTGGSFWLIAVLVLTFSASSVTFEQRDKVIWQTMTKPVKAWHYVFGKWLGVVTLAGVLLAVSASGVFLFTEYLRNQPASGEATAYRAPEGAAALSEDRFIIETQLLAARETKQPDPLDLDQGQLMENVATYVERELKRMADAGDQTALLMEKKEEIRERYLKDLPKSLQMAYRTISPGQRNTYIFSGLKDVRNSTSPLLLRLKVNAGGNMPDQTYHLTIFASDGSVRTIETPLNQFISVRPPILPTAVGEDGKFTITIYNGRPTAEGRIIPNAETISFPPDGMELSYAEGSYRLNFFRCVAVLWVKLAFLAMTAVCAGTFLSFPVACLVAFAVFLAAEGASSVLTAIDYYQTEDREGNVMPFHTAIAFVATWVSRTFKIYSDLEPTKRLVEGLRLSWSQMIVGVGVLSVATALLMGAGVVIFRRRELATYSGQ; encoded by the coding sequence GTGACCAAGCTGCGGGAGTTCCTGGGCCGGTGCAACCGGCTGCAGCAGCGGCGCGGGTTCAAGCTGATCGCCACGGGGGTGGTGATCGTGCTGGCCATCGCGTCGGCGGTGGCGTACGCGGTGCGCGTCGACCAGGTGGCGCGCCCGGAGCTGGAGGACGTGACGGCGGCGGAGGTGATGCCTGAGGGGCAGCCGACCTTCGCGCCCGACTCGCCCGAGGCCAAGCAGCTGGCGGCGCAGCTGGAGGCGGAGAACAGGGCGCGCCAGATCTACAGGAAGATCCTGGCGGGGCGCGAGGACCCGACGAGCACGGCGGTGGGCATCGCGATCGTGGCGGGGCTGCTGCTGGCGGTGGTGTGGCTGGGGCTGGCGCTGACGTACCTGGGGCTGGGGCTGGGCGCGGGGGCGCTGGTGGGCATCATCCACCTGCTGGGGCACTGGTTGAACGTGGGGCAGTCCACGGTGCCGCTGGTGCTGGGGCTGGCGGCGCTCACCGCGGCGTTCACGGCGCTGATGCGGCTGGCGCGCGTGCTGCTCGGGTCGGCGCACCCGGCGCTGGCGGTCGCGCGGAACGTGCTGGACGAGGCGGTGCGGATGAAGATCTCGCTGGTCTTCATCGTGCTGCTGATCTTCGGGCTGGCGGCGCTGCCGGGGCTGCTGGAAGATGACACATTTCTGCGTTACCGCATCCAGTCGTTCATGCAGTACGGCACGGGCGGGTCGTTCTGGCTGATCGCGGTGCTGGTGCTGACGTTCTCGGCATCGAGCGTGACGTTCGAGCAGCGGGACAAGGTCATCTGGCAGACGATGACCAAGCCGGTGAAGGCGTGGCACTACGTCTTCGGCAAGTGGCTGGGGGTCGTGACGCTGGCGGGGGTGCTGCTGGCGGTTTCGGCCTCAGGCGTGTTCCTGTTCACCGAGTATCTGCGCAATCAGCCGGCCTCGGGCGAGGCCACGGCGTACCGGGCGCCCGAGGGGGCGGCGGCGCTGAGCGAGGACCGGTTCATCATCGAGACGCAGCTGCTCGCGGCCCGCGAGACCAAGCAGCCCGATCCGCTGGACCTGGACCAGGGCCAGCTGATGGAGAACGTGGCGACGTACGTGGAGCGCGAGCTGAAGCGCATGGCCGACGCCGGTGACCAGACGGCGCTGCTGATGGAGAAGAAGGAGGAGATCCGCGAGCGGTACCTCAAGGACCTTCCCAAGAGCCTGCAGATGGCGTACCGCACGATCAGCCCCGGGCAGCGGAACACGTACATCTTCAGCGGCCTGAAGGACGTGCGGAACTCGACGAGCCCGCTGCTGCTGCGGCTGAAGGTGAACGCGGGCGGCAACATGCCCGACCAGACGTACCACCTCACGATCTTCGCCTCCGACGGCAGCGTGCGCACGATCGAGACGCCGCTGAACCAGTTCATCTCGGTGCGGCCGCCGATCCTGCCCACGGCCGTGGGCGAGGACGGGAAGTTCACCATCACGATCTACAACGGGCGGCCGACGGCGGAAGGGCGGATCATCCCCAACGCGGAGACGATCTCGTTCCCGCCCGACGGAATGGAGCTGTCGTACGCGGAGGGGAGCTACCGGCTCAACTTTTTCCGGTGCGTGGCCGTGCTGTGGGTGAAGCTGGCGTTCCTCGCGATGACGGCGGTGTGCGCGGGGACGTTCCTCTCCTTCCCGGTGGCGTGCCTGGTGGCGTTCGCGGTGTTCCTGGCGGCGGAGGGGGCGTCGAGCGTGCTGACGGCGATCGACTACTACCAGACCGAGGACCGCGAGGGCAACGTGATGCCGTTCCACACGGCGATCGCCTTCGTGGCGACGTGGGTCAGCAGGACATTCAAGATCTACAGCGACCTGGAGCCGACGAAGCGTCTGGTGGAGGGGCTGCGGCTCTCGTGGTCGCAGATGATCGTGGGCGTGGGCGTGCTGAGCGTCGCGACGGCGCTGCTCATGGGCGCGGGCGTGGTGATCTTCCGGCGTCGCGAGCTGGCGACCTACTCGGGTCAGTAA
- a CDS encoding phosphoribosylaminoimidazolesuccinocarboxamide synthase, translating into MQGLFESHLNLPGPRRGKVRDVYELPGDSDRLLIVATDRISAFDVVMPTPIPGKGRVLTRLSTFWLHFIEQAGLCRTHLISDDVGQLPDSAFGIGGTGRAELAGRVMIARRARVVPIECVVRGYLEGSGWKEYQATGAVCGVKLPAGLRQCDKLPQPIFTPATKEEQGKHDENITFDDACSRVGRLLMERLRDTSLAIYSKAAEHAAARGIIIADTKFEFGLTTEPDSESRATEPMLIDEALTPDSSRFWPASDYQPGRAQRSFDKQYLREYLETLVAKGEWNKQAPGPALPDQIAQATLAKYEEAAERLMR; encoded by the coding sequence ATGCAAGGCCTCTTCGAGTCCCACCTCAACCTCCCGGGTCCCCGCCGCGGCAAAGTGCGGGATGTCTATGAACTGCCCGGGGATAGCGACCGCCTCCTCATCGTCGCCACCGACCGCATCTCCGCCTTCGACGTCGTCATGCCCACGCCCATCCCCGGCAAGGGGCGGGTGCTGACCCGCCTCTCCACCTTCTGGCTCCACTTCATCGAGCAGGCCGGCCTCTGCCGCACCCATCTCATCTCCGACGACGTCGGCCAGCTCCCCGACTCCGCCTTCGGCATCGGCGGCACCGGGCGCGCCGAACTCGCCGGCCGCGTCATGATCGCACGCCGGGCCCGCGTCGTCCCTATCGAGTGCGTCGTCCGCGGCTACCTCGAGGGCTCGGGCTGGAAGGAGTACCAGGCTACCGGCGCCGTGTGCGGCGTCAAACTCCCCGCCGGCCTCCGCCAGTGCGACAAGCTCCCACAGCCCATCTTCACCCCCGCCACCAAAGAAGAGCAGGGCAAGCACGACGAGAACATCACCTTCGACGACGCCTGCTCGCGCGTCGGCCGACTGCTGATGGAACGCCTCCGCGACACCTCGCTCGCGATCTACTCAAAGGCCGCGGAGCACGCCGCCGCCCGCGGCATCATCATCGCGGACACGAAGTTCGAGTTCGGCCTGACAACGGAGCCGGACTCGGAGAGTCGGGCCACGGAGCCCATGCTCATCGACGAGGCCCTCACGCCCGACAGCTCCCGCTTCTGGCCCGCGAGCGACTACCAGCCGGGGCGCGCGCAGCGGAGCTTCGACAAGCAGTACCTCCGCGAGTACCTCGAGACGCTGGTCGCCAAGGGCGAGTGGAACAAGCAGGCCCCCGGCCCCGCCCTCCCGGATCAGATCGCCCAGGCCACCCTCGCCAAGTACGAAGAGGCGGCCGAGCGGCTCATGCGCTGA
- a CDS encoding endo-1,4-beta-xylanase — MLSFVVFDADGVDAAHFPPRHAYLIGPDEVPMQGDISFEAGLVECEKTVPQTAGLAVQFQVGKPEGPGVPPMPNGLGLLTLSTCLLPDRAEPYLLTIEIARNRIMFFLNKMEDWGLFDLPADNPVMQQFEHARAQFTQALVAQRGSSGGAHGEETPRMGFCPAADKIATNALSLAINAGEGLTLINADRQLKHRLSGRAYTEAVQHLARLTPEVPPTGHPISIPGAGQVVLHGPPQIGCAISPGLFGEPMHKAVMATCDFVTMPMRWVDMEPNEGKYNFATTDRWIEWAVRTAKLPVVGGPLIDFRPQAVPEWLFIWENDYETLRDLVFEHVQAVVTRYRRTVQRWTVASGLHVNTNFKISFEQIMDLTRMCVLLTKKLHPTAKIQLEVAQPWGEYHANNRRSIPPYLYAEAAVAAGLSIDAIALRVQMGHAEPGYATRDMMALSALLDKFAGLEKPIVVSALGAPSAPITPTPFRPRAGAEAEDAYEPGYWRQPWSEQSQADWLAQAVAVCCSKPYVHSVCWHELADAPQGAPVPEMPHAGLLNANGTHKAGLVRLAQVRNAIRDGKSPLSLHGGK; from the coding sequence TTGCTCAGCTTCGTGGTCTTTGATGCCGACGGCGTGGACGCGGCCCACTTTCCGCCGCGTCATGCCTACCTGATCGGGCCCGACGAGGTGCCGATGCAGGGCGACATCTCGTTCGAGGCGGGGCTGGTGGAGTGCGAGAAGACGGTGCCGCAGACCGCCGGGCTGGCGGTGCAGTTCCAGGTGGGCAAGCCGGAGGGACCGGGGGTGCCGCCGATGCCCAATGGCCTGGGGCTTCTGACCCTGAGCACGTGCCTGCTGCCGGACCGGGCCGAGCCGTACCTGCTGACGATCGAGATCGCGCGCAACCGCATCATGTTCTTCCTGAACAAGATGGAGGACTGGGGGCTGTTCGACCTGCCGGCGGACAACCCGGTGATGCAGCAGTTTGAGCACGCGCGGGCGCAGTTCACGCAGGCGCTGGTAGCGCAGCGGGGTTCGAGCGGGGGCGCGCACGGCGAGGAGACGCCCCGCATGGGCTTCTGCCCTGCCGCGGACAAGATCGCGACCAACGCGCTGTCGCTGGCGATCAACGCCGGTGAGGGATTGACTCTGATCAACGCCGACCGGCAGCTCAAGCATCGGCTGAGCGGGCGGGCGTACACAGAGGCGGTGCAGCACCTGGCGCGGCTGACGCCCGAGGTGCCGCCGACGGGCCACCCGATCTCGATCCCGGGGGCGGGGCAGGTGGTGCTGCACGGGCCGCCGCAGATCGGCTGCGCGATCTCGCCGGGGCTGTTCGGCGAGCCGATGCACAAGGCGGTGATGGCCACCTGCGACTTCGTGACCATGCCCATGCGGTGGGTGGACATGGAGCCCAACGAGGGCAAGTACAACTTTGCGACCACGGACCGGTGGATCGAGTGGGCGGTGCGCACTGCGAAGCTGCCGGTGGTGGGGGGGCCGCTGATCGACTTCCGGCCGCAGGCGGTGCCGGAGTGGTTGTTCATCTGGGAAAACGACTACGAGACGCTGCGGGACCTGGTGTTCGAGCACGTGCAGGCGGTGGTGACGCGGTACCGGCGGACGGTGCAGCGGTGGACGGTGGCGAGCGGGCTGCACGTGAACACGAACTTCAAGATCAGCTTCGAGCAAATCATGGACCTGACGCGGATGTGCGTGCTGCTGACCAAGAAGCTGCACCCCACCGCGAAGATCCAGCTGGAGGTGGCGCAGCCGTGGGGCGAGTACCACGCGAACAACCGGCGGAGCATCCCGCCCTACCTGTACGCGGAGGCGGCGGTCGCGGCGGGGCTGTCGATCGACGCGATCGCGCTGCGGGTGCAGATGGGGCACGCGGAGCCGGGGTACGCGACTCGGGACATGATGGCGCTCTCGGCGCTGCTGGATAAGTTCGCGGGGCTGGAGAAGCCGATCGTGGTGTCGGCGCTGGGGGCGCCTTCTGCACCGATTACTCCCACGCCGTTCCGGCCGCGGGCGGGGGCGGAGGCGGAGGACGCGTACGAGCCGGGGTATTGGCGGCAGCCCTGGAGCGAGCAGAGCCAGGCGGACTGGCTGGCGCAGGCGGTGGCGGTGTGCTGCTCAAAGCCTTACGTGCACAGTGTTTGCTGGCACGAGCTGGCGGATGCGCCGCAGGGCGCCCCGGTTCCGGAAATGCCGCACGCGGGGCTCCTGAACGCGAATGGAACGCACAAGGCGGGTCTGGTGCGGCTGGCGCAGGTGCGGAACGCGATTCGGGATGGGAAGAGCCCGCTCAGTCTGCACGGGGGGAAGTAG
- a CDS encoding helix-hairpin-helix domain-containing protein: MGANPSVYSSVSGPAKWAAVVVLSFACGAGLVYSLGRLPRRSEAAGAVVRELPGGKVSRAAPSVPSPAVKSEEPKTAAGPVEQPKSEAAPQVPEAPASAPEAERVEPATVAPLVSEPEPPAPVPAASVGRKININTATQAELELLPRVGPATAKAIISYRSLHGPFRTVQDLDKVKGIGPKTLEKLAPLVTVD; this comes from the coding sequence ATGGGGGCGAACCCTTCGGTGTACAGCAGCGTGTCGGGGCCGGCAAAGTGGGCGGCGGTGGTGGTGCTGTCGTTCGCGTGCGGGGCGGGGCTGGTGTACTCGCTGGGAAGGTTGCCGCGCCGGAGCGAGGCGGCGGGGGCGGTGGTGAGGGAGCTGCCGGGGGGGAAAGTATCGCGCGCGGCGCCTTCGGTTCCGTCGCCGGCGGTGAAGAGCGAAGAGCCGAAGACGGCCGCGGGGCCTGTCGAGCAGCCGAAGAGTGAGGCGGCGCCTCAGGTGCCTGAAGCGCCGGCGAGCGCGCCTGAGGCTGAGCGCGTGGAGCCCGCGACTGTTGCTCCGCTGGTGAGCGAGCCCGAGCCGCCCGCGCCTGTGCCGGCTGCCAGCGTGGGTCGGAAGATCAACATCAACACGGCGACGCAGGCGGAGCTGGAGCTGCTGCCGCGGGTGGGGCCCGCGACGGCGAAGGCGATCATCTCGTACCGCAGCCTGCACGGGCCGTTCCGCACGGTGCAGGATCTGGACAAGGTGAAGGGGATCGGGCCGAAGACGTTGGAGAAACTGGCGCCGCTGGTGACGGTGGATTAG
- a CDS encoding DUF4926 domain-containing protein: MSQPSPIKDLDVVALVTDQPKHGLVRGQVGTVVEVLAPGVYEVEFSDEQGRTYAQAPFTESDLMVLHYAPKKQQAA; encoded by the coding sequence ATGAGCCAACCTTCACCGATCAAAGACCTGGACGTTGTCGCCCTCGTCACCGATCAGCCGAAACACGGGCTCGTGCGCGGGCAGGTCGGAACGGTTGTGGAAGTGCTCGCACCAGGGGTCTATGAGGTCGAGTTCTCTGACGAACAAGGGCGCACCTATGCACAGGCACCCTTCACCGAGTCCGACCTGATGGTGCTGCACTACGCGCCGAAAAAGCAGCAGGCGGCCTAA
- a CDS encoding PfkB family carbohydrate kinase: MPLIVTGTIGIDTVVTPTGHADRILGGSCTYFAAAASLYAPVRIVAAVGDDFPPEHRAVFAKFPGINLDGLETRKGSKTFAWGGKYHANMNSRETLFTELGVLAEEPPRVPSGYADSEYVFLANTHPRVQLGMVQQLPKRRLTVADTMDLWINIAKSELLVLLRQVDGLVLNYDEAELLTGKANSVSAGRTILEMGPKFVVIKKGEHGALLVHKEGIAALPAYPTENVVDPTGAGDSFAGGMMGSIAAAKGAAPGSFESIRKALVHGTVVASYNIEAFSLERLTQIGRADLDKRYSEYAAMVRV; this comes from the coding sequence ATGCCCCTCATCGTCACTGGCACTATCGGCATCGACACGGTTGTTACTCCTACCGGGCACGCGGACCGGATTCTGGGCGGGTCGTGCACGTACTTCGCGGCGGCAGCATCGCTCTATGCCCCGGTGCGGATCGTCGCGGCGGTGGGCGACGACTTCCCGCCCGAGCACCGCGCGGTGTTCGCCAAGTTCCCGGGCATCAACCTCGACGGGCTTGAGACGCGCAAGGGCAGCAAGACGTTCGCCTGGGGGGGCAAGTACCACGCGAACATGAACTCGCGCGAGACGCTGTTCACGGAGCTGGGGGTGCTGGCGGAGGAGCCGCCGCGGGTGCCGTCGGGGTACGCCGACAGCGAGTACGTGTTCCTGGCCAACACGCACCCCCGGGTGCAGCTGGGGATGGTGCAGCAGCTGCCCAAGCGGAGGCTGACGGTGGCGGACACGATGGACCTGTGGATCAACATCGCCAAGAGCGAGCTGCTGGTGCTGCTGCGGCAGGTGGATGGGCTGGTGCTCAACTACGACGAGGCGGAGCTGCTGACGGGGAAGGCCAACAGCGTGAGCGCTGGGCGCACCATCCTGGAGATGGGGCCCAAGTTCGTCGTGATCAAAAAGGGCGAGCACGGGGCGCTGCTCGTGCACAAGGAGGGCATCGCGGCGCTGCCCGCGTACCCGACCGAGAACGTGGTGGACCCCACGGGCGCGGGCGACAGCTTCGCGGGCGGGATGATGGGCTCGATCGCGGCCGCGAAGGGGGCGGCGCCGGGGTCGTTCGAGTCGATCCGCAAGGCGCTGGTGCACGGCACCGTGGTGGCGAGCTACAACATCGAGGCGTTCAGCCTGGAGCGGCTGACGCAGATCGGGCGGGCGGACCTGGACAAGCGGTACAGCGAGTACGCCGCGATGGTGCGCGTGTAG
- a CDS encoding type 1 glutamine amidotransferase has translation MIYVLQHSDSGHAGRLGATLRDHGFKLHTVRPDKPSVGGGMLPPDLDGVEGLVILGGPQNVTDIEKHAWMQREVDLIKAAHAAELPVIGICLGAQLIAHALGGKVTPREKPAIGFYPMGLNAAGQVEPVLGGVPWTHQQLFSCGQEVSQVPAGAAVLSGTPQVKVQVFRAGFRTYGFLCHFECDRPMVDAMMTECRDAMERCGTTTSEVKVQADQQYERYARVSDRICVNLATLCFPLQRRVMVLH, from the coding sequence ATGATCTACGTTCTTCAGCACTCAGACAGCGGGCACGCCGGTCGCCTCGGTGCGACCCTGCGCGACCATGGCTTCAAGCTTCACACCGTGCGGCCCGACAAGCCTTCTGTTGGGGGCGGGATGCTGCCGCCCGACCTCGACGGGGTCGAGGGGCTGGTCATCCTCGGCGGGCCGCAGAACGTCACCGACATCGAGAAGCACGCGTGGATGCAGCGCGAGGTGGACCTGATCAAGGCGGCGCACGCGGCCGAGCTGCCGGTCATCGGCATCTGCCTGGGGGCACAGCTGATCGCGCACGCGCTGGGCGGCAAGGTCACGCCCCGCGAGAAGCCGGCGATCGGGTTCTACCCGATGGGGCTGAACGCGGCGGGGCAGGTGGAGCCGGTGCTGGGCGGCGTGCCGTGGACGCACCAGCAGCTGTTCTCGTGCGGGCAGGAGGTGTCGCAGGTCCCGGCGGGCGCGGCCGTGCTGTCTGGCACTCCGCAGGTGAAGGTCCAGGTGTTCCGCGCCGGCTTCCGCACGTACGGGTTCCTGTGCCACTTTGAGTGCGACCGCCCGATGGTGGACGCAATGATGACCGAGTGCCGCGACGCGATGGAGCGGTGCGGGACCACCACGAGCGAGGTCAAGGTGCAGGCGGACCAGCAGTATGAGCGGTACGCGCGGGTGAGTGACCGCATCTGCGTGAACCTGGCGACGCTGTGCTTCCCGCTGCAGCGGCGGGTGATGGTGCTGCACTGA
- a CDS encoding DUF4253 domain-containing protein produces the protein MGAERTVVVNGVECRVIAVPAARALAEWEQHRRNAAQTGRYPLITDMEAIDSLNEMANGQVTPEYRTDAEQWLELRRLDVEAMLEEDSVEGEVIRGEFTECEYEHPGGPQLLVDTRTGRERTDILILLVPCGSGAEAMEVIGYGGWNDCPTPAAQGAMMRRWLERYGAEPVAIGRDTVECVVKRPPMTEEGSMELAWEHFLYCQDIIEQDTDTVGNLAGMMKGCPWWFFWWD, from the coding sequence ATGGGCGCGGAACGCACGGTGGTCGTGAACGGTGTGGAGTGCCGCGTTATTGCGGTCCCGGCGGCGCGGGCGTTGGCGGAGTGGGAGCAGCACCGCAGGAACGCGGCGCAGACCGGACGCTACCCGCTCATCACAGACATGGAGGCGATCGACAGCCTGAACGAGATGGCCAACGGGCAAGTCACGCCCGAGTACCGCACCGACGCGGAGCAGTGGCTCGAGCTCCGGCGGCTGGACGTCGAAGCCATGCTGGAGGAGGACTCCGTCGAGGGCGAGGTGATCCGCGGCGAGTTCACCGAGTGCGAGTACGAGCACCCCGGCGGGCCGCAGCTGCTGGTGGACACGCGGACCGGGCGGGAGCGGACGGACATCCTGATCCTGCTGGTGCCGTGCGGGTCGGGCGCGGAGGCGATGGAGGTGATCGGCTACGGCGGGTGGAATGACTGCCCGACGCCGGCGGCGCAGGGGGCCATGATGCGGCGGTGGCTGGAGCGGTACGGGGCCGAGCCGGTGGCGATTGGGCGCGACACGGTTGAGTGCGTTGTGAAGCGCCCGCCGATGACCGAAGAGGGGAGCATGGAGCTGGCGTGGGAGCACTTCCTGTACTGCCAGGACATCATCGAGCAGGACACTGACACGGTGGGCAACCTCGCGGGGATGATGAAGGGCTGCCCGTGGTGGTTCTTCTGGTGGGATTGA